The region AGAAAGACTCGTGGCCGACCCATAAACTTAGAGAGATTATTAGACCCAAAGATTATGAAGAAAGTGCCGAGTAAAAGACATGGAAAGGTTGTGAGCAACTAATAGCAGTAATACCAggtccatccatccatccattcattcatgaaaaaaaacgaGCTAATACAAACCAACGATATTGAAATGTTGGGGGGGCGAGAAAACGACGTGCTTCCCACCTGCCCACGCGCACTAGACCCCACGAAACCCTAATTTCAATGACCTCCAAAAGAAGAGCTTATATTGCTCATTTTACTAGTACTAGCTGGTAGTATTAAAGTACatagtcaaggaaaaaaaagaaaaagaaaaaaaggaacctTTGGCTACCAGGCCGAATCACAAGACAACCGCAAAGccagaaaaaacaaagagccaACTTTCAAAGTAAGAAATTATACAACAACCATTGTTGTCTTCAGACTTCGTTTCTTAATTTATACCGTGATGAATTTCCAGCCTCTAATTAGTGAGCTTTTGTgttatttctttctcttaattTGTGTGCGTGCGTTAGCTTATTGATTGATTCTATGACGGGTTTTGCAtcagttcttttttctttctattaagaTCACTTCCTGGTTATGCGCGCCTCGCTTTACTTGATTCCATGAGAAATTGCATCTAATTCTCTCTTTACATAACCTCTCCCTAGCCACACCTCCTATTCTAATCATTCTTCCATCTCTCTCAGATGAAGACTGATCAGGATAGTAATTAATTAACCAGCTAGCCTGTACAAGAAACCTATTGATTGCGGTAGCAAACCTTGTTTAAGTTTCTTGCTAAGCCTTGCTTTGACTTTCTGATCTCGAACCTTGGAATAAAACCAACTGTATTCAATTACGTCTTGTCTTCTCTTCTCCTAATTCGATCCTTTCTGTTACCTCAATTAGCAATCCTGGCTAATCCTTGGTGGACGGGGCAGGTTGCCCTGCCAGGCCTTGACCCTTCATCCAATTCACCTTTAAACAAGATTAATCGCGAACTCTCCATCAATGAAACCAGCAACAGAAGTGGTGGCAGgggcgaagaagaagaagaagatgatgatgatgagagaGATACCGGCGATGAGCCTAAGGAGGGTGCTGTGGAGGTTGGTAACCGAAGACCTAGAGGCCGGCCTCCTGGATCAAAAAACAAGCCCAAACCGCCAATTTTTGTGACTCGGGACAGCCCCAATGCCCTCCGAAGTCATGTCATGGAAATTGCTGGTGGTGCTGATGTAGCTGAGAGTGTGGCACAGTTTGCTCGGAGACGGCAGCGTGGTGTTTGTGTGCTTAGCGGCAGCGGCTCCGTGGCCAACGTAACCCTAAGACAACCGGCAGCACCCGGTGCTGTAGTGGCACTTCATGGTAGGTTTGAGATTTTGTCCCTAACTGGGGCTTTTTTGCCGGGACCAGCTCCACCTGGCTCTACTGGACTGACTGTATACCTAGCCGGTGGGCAAGGGCAGGTTGTAGGAGGAAGTGTGGTTGGATCACTGGTTGCAGCAGGACCGGTCATGGTCATTGCTGCAACATTTGCTAATGCCACTTATGAGAGATTACCATTAGAGGATGACGAGGAAGCTGGAAGTGGTGGTCAGGGACAAATCCAAAGTGGAGCTAACAATTCCCCACCAGCGATCGGAAGCAGCGGACAACTACAAGCTGGATTGCCTGACCCCTCAGCGATGCCTATCTATAATCTGCCGCCAAATCTAATCCCAAATGGAGCTCATCAATTAGGGCATGATGCCTATGCTTGGGCTCATGCCAGGCCGCCTTACTAATAGTGGAGGTAGACGGGAGATTTTCATGATGATCAGTGTGATACTGCGTTGTACTAAAAGGTAGGCATTTAAATTGGAAGGAGAAGACAAAATACTAGAATAGAGTTGTGAAGAGAAGAGATCATCATGCTTGTCAATGTATATTAAACTTggctttcctttcctttctgtTATGCAATAAAAGGATGATTTCTGGCTTTTTAATTGTTTCCcatcttcaagttttttatagtttttttctacaTCCGTTGTCCCCCATTTAAATTTATCTTGGGTTGGATATTGTTTCCTTATTTTATTCcagtttataatatatatttagatcGATGCTCTTCTGAATTATAGTACATATACTTGATATGATGGATTAGACCTTGGAGATATGTAGAAAACTTGACATGGTTGGTAGACAGGCATATCTCATAAAGTTCTGGGATTTTGCTGCATAATCCTCCTCACCTTTTGCTCAGGCTCTTGCAGTGCTCTCACTTTACTCGAAAGAGGAAACGGTGGATTTCAAGATCtgattatataatttcatttagATTTATGGTTCGAATACCATTGAATTATCTCTTGAAATAGGTTTAGTGAAGTGACTCACTTAATAAGAATTGCATGGTGCCatttttaaagggttttttcgcaaaataaattgttaaacaGAAGGATATCTTCATTGGCTATATATTGTGCAGAGAGAAATTGGTACAAATGAAAGGTTCATGATTAATATATGGAAAATAGAATTTCATTTTCCACATTAAACAAAGGATTACAACTATAACAAACAAAACGTAGAGAAcagaaatgattttgtttttgcaaaaaaaaaaaaaaaagagaaaaaaaaaagattctatGATGATATCCAGGCTCCATGTAACAGTATTTTACATACTTTTACTTTTTGTTAGTTTAGTAAAGCAGGTGGCTccatttcatttctttattcttgccttatataatcaataaaaatgtaTAGTAAGAATTAGTTTATTGCTCTAACACACAAGCCAAGGCAGTTTAGATAGAGAAACTGGTATGCTTTGAGAGACTGGAACATGAAGTTGCTGGatattggggggggggggatctTTAGAAAAAGGAAATGGTTTCTGAAACTTTTTGCAAGTTGGAGGAAAATCTTATTCCTGGTCAAGCTAAAATCCAAGATATGGAAATCAAAAACATGGCATAGAGATGTTGAATTGGAGCACTTTcagattagaaaaaataaataaattactatGAATGAATGAATTATTAAAGTTCAGATGACTTCATTTCTCTGTCAATTTCCCCTAATAAATGCTCTTAATACAATGAATACAACTCCCATGAGGGCATGCTATAGCCCCACATGTTCGCCCAAGCCAAAGCAGCCTCCTCCATTTGCAGCATGGCGCTTCTCTCTCCTAGTCCCTCCGACCCACGTGTAATGGTGATACTCTCTCTCCGTGAGCAAGATCTGTCTGGAAATTTTCCTTGAATGGCAAATCAAGATCTGTCTAGAACCAAGAAGAATAGTTTTTAAAGACTAGGCCACTCTTTGTCCGATATTTAATATTTCGCTGTCTTTGggattaaagttttttctttttcccatgTTAACATTTAAACGAAAATTGATAAATGGTATCTGTGATAATTAATCGGATGCTTCCTGATTTATTTTCGTAGCAACATCTCTGTAATCTAGACTTTGGCTTAACATATTAACTCAAAAAACAGCACTACTTCCGAAAACCTATTAATTATGGCGATGAATTTTTCAGAAGCTCAATTAACTTGACGTCAGGGTTCTGTGGAAACCATAGAATCAATGCTCCATGTCTGGATTATCCTCAACGGCCATCTCCTTCACACAGGTTGACTTGTTCTATCTTCAATGTATTTGACCAGTCATTGATTTAATTACTCAGTCCAACACGGGCTTATGGCAGAACATAGAACAATATTTATTTGCAATTTGAATGATGCACAGGTGTAATATTTTAATCTAGTAAAAGATCAAACAATTTGAATTACGTACGCCatcaatatgaaaataaaatgtattttttttttgtttttcttcaaaaaataggAAAACTGACATCGATATTTGCATTTATacaaacaatttttctttttagaaaaagatGTTTATGATAGAACAGATCTTGCAAGTTGCAAGAAAAAGCCCAAAACGATTACGTCAAGAGTATagttgaaaaaatcaattttctcctGTAGATTTTGAATTATGATCGTTGATCTATGaaagttttaaatattattcagAGATGGTAGCTATGCAGcttcaaaacaatttttctgTAGGCTTAGAACAATTATATGTATATTAGTATGCACGAGTCAAAAAAGATggataaaatgaattaaaaaaaaacagaatattTTGCTTTCACTATCAAAATAGGGCCAGAAACTTAAAAAGcagaaaaagggagaaaaatcaGCTTAGCTATTTTCACTTAACCCCATCCACTACTTTCTCCTTTCATCTTTCATCATCTCCAAGGGATGCAATTCATGAAAGGATCTCAACTTTCTTCTCGCCACTTATTGTCATTGAAAAAGGGATGCGAGAagtatgaaaattattttgtctcaatataatttcattcttttatatatatatatatatatatgcgcttCCCTAAGCTTCCAATCATTTTGAGCTGCCAAAAAAAAGACACAAGATAATTTCCTTTCTTATTATTTGCATTAAAGTTGGCCTTATGAAGTACAAATCCCAACATTTTCATTGACTTGGGTTTTGGCATATacaattttcatattaaaaaatttgagcAAACTACTACCACATAATTGGGTCCATCTGTGCCTGCTTAAAGTAGAGTTTTTCTATATcatattacacacacacacacacacaccccatCACACTTAAGCATATATTCTTTTGATCCCTGTGCTACTTCTTACTTAACAGGTTAATTATGGAGTAACAAGTTTCTTGGAATGCAGAACATAgctaggtttttctttttcctcataaTTAAAGATACTAATAGTGAATACTTCAATAATAATACATGAAGTATGTGTTTGAAAATGCGGTTTGCACCGTGttcgtaaaaaaaattatttagtaaaGAAAAACGATCGTATCTTGTGGATATCAAGAtattaatatttagtttaaatttGTGCTTATATgaattaagttgaaaaaaatgctCTATCTAGTGATATACCAAATATCTCTAGCCTTAcgtaaagttaaaaaaaacttttacatTCTAACAAATTAATTGACCTTTTCAAAATCCTACCAATTAACTTCAAGTTTAGTGGCGTTTCCcatgatttaacttttaaaaataattaaccacTTACCCATAGATCACATACAAAAGTATTCgcatgatatatattaaaaaatgattttcttcttcctacACGCAAAGGATCTTATTGAGCTGTAGAAACATGGAGGACCCTCTTCACATGGATTCACGTGTcgtcattaattaataaatcttgatttaaaaattattagcatGCAATTGCATACTTGCTACATTCCAAAGCTAAAGTCGAAGTGTTTATTTTGTTCAATAATTACTATGGCTCTCATCTTATACAGTacttgtaaaaacaaatatattctcCTCTTGTTCCAATTGCCTTTCCAAGTGTTGGCACTCTGCAACTTGCATTTGCTGCTACTGAGCTATCATTGAGACAGTGAGAAGCCATTAATTTAATCTAACATTATTTTGAAAGGGAATCCACTTGCTCGACATTAATGAAATGTAGACCACCCATTAATCAAAGCcagattattttatattacagtGATAcagaaaattttaataaattatgtagTGGGGTAGCAGTAGACATCATCCAAGGGAAATCCAGGAACATGTTAGCTTTTCTTTCAAGTCCATGTTGATGCTGAAATTCAATCGTGCTGTTCCCTTGTCGTGGAATACACGTCATCATCTTCGATCCAACGAAGCTGCTGgctttaacattatttttcaaaaatcaatcaatctcATCAGACTTCCTTTCTTGAGAGTGAAAAGCCATTTTTGCTGCGACGGAGATGAATGGGTTGGAGTtaataagggtttttttttaggcaGAAAGTGCCAGCAATTtaaacaaaaccctaaaagGTGCCTTCAAGCGCATCTTCGTCTCGAAGTTGGTGCGCATACCTCCACAGTAGTGCTGGTCAGATCTTATTTAACTTGGGCTAGCTAGGTTGTGGGTCTTAATTAGCCAGGGTACCTGTACTCATTTTATAGGATGAAAATAACTAACCTAGCTAATTTCTTACTTCTTTTTTGCAAATTAGGTAGCTTGCTAACCTTTTGAAGTCACCTTCTAGTAATTGGCTCCTTTTGGTTTTAATCTATATCGATTTTAATCtcgttaaaaaaagaaagaaagaaataattagATATCCCTACCTCATGAGATAACTTAAATTTGTAAGCTGAACCACAATTAATTCATGTTTCCATGATACATTTAATAGAgccatatactaaaaaaaaaaacaaagcaaaaaaataacaaatatataaatatatcaaaatagggtatttatataaaaaatttattcaaaaatttattacttttttttttctaatctatatgttttttttatgagatttgtgactttttaaatatatcaaaaatctatttttactgtatgttgtaagattaaaaccctcaatcaaataaaaaaaacaacataaaatttcaaattaagcTAAAAACAATGAACCAAATTAGCTAAAAACTATATTTCAAGACTAATTTAAGGATATTTCAAACTTCATCTAGTTATGACGGTAAAATAAAACGTTATAAAGGTTTTTCATCTAGCGGATCTACACTTAACTATCGAGAAGTATTGTACTTGCGTGTACATCATCAAGTCTCAAGTTTGGAAGGGTTTAGCATGGAACAGAACAAGCATAGAAGTACAATACTAAAATGGGTATGAGATAGAAatatttactatatattttgaataaatatataaattccttatatttataaaaaatatttcttatttttatttaaattcctGTGATCTACTAATATGAGATACAAGGCTTCATATCCCTCCCTCTTCTATCGTGCCACGTCTCCATGTACCACAATTACATTAATTAGAGGATTAAAGTCCTAGACGGTGGAGGATTTTAGTGATGACTCCGATAGGTTAAGGAGGTGGTTTCATCCTTTTAAAAGCCGTATCACTAAGTTTTTAATTACACTTTAATACATCTTTGTGAACCTCCAAACCTAAGAGAAGGACTTGGTGTACAACCAAAAATCTGTAAGCCTGCATGTATAACActaaattgtatttattatcctcattatttaatatatatatatatatatatatatatatatatatatatatatatatatatatatatatatcaatgctATCATATGAGATTGATTGAATGTCATTTAGTTGCATCAATGTGTCCAGGGAATTAAGAGATGGATTATACAGCTAAGCATTTAGGCAAACAAAACTTAAATAATGATCGATCAGTAAAATCTGAAAGTTTTGAATAGTTAGATATTTACTACGattaaatagatatttattataaacaaattatgtgaataacttgataaatatttttatatataaactggTAGACATGACTATATCTAAGAGGTGATATATATTGTCATTTTAAACTAACATAGtggttaaaaaatatcataattttcaattcaatcgttaaatcataatcaaatatttttaggaGATGTTTGATGTGCGGTTCTATAAAGGACTCGCTTTGCTAggttgtttaattgttatcgtGAAGTCTTCAAATTAGGCTATGAAGATCCTGTTtgaataaattttgttatttttcctttattttttcaaattttatgtttaatttcagagtcttttttgtttttcttaatattttaagattttaattttattacttaGTAGAAGTTAATTTTTCTAGCCTATTTAAAGGCTGGAGTTGtaaatctcataaaaagcaGACTacattaaactttattttcaaagaataaaactttaaatttaggTGTTATTGGATCTGCATCTCTTTTTGATCatcaattctatttttatttttttatattatatttatttgtgtttatgCCCCACATCAGGTGTACTGATGGATATATAGCTTGGTTGTAACaactctttttttgttctttgggCCGCTAATTTATTGGCggattaataaaatcaatcgatttttaaagaaaagaaaattaaatatcattatcTTTTCTAACAAGTTTTAAGATGAACTATACctttaatgattaaaatatttgatttatgtttcTCCTCATTATCAAGCAAGCATCAAGTTGACAtaggtaatatttttttggagaaTGCTTGGTAGTGTGGtaatggttgctttttaaataattttttgtgccgaaatacatgtcaatgatatttttgtatttttaaaaaattatttttgacatcagcacattaaaacgattcaaaacgtaaaaatcatattaaattttaaaaaaaaaatttaattttttaggaacgcacaccgcgttcccaaatatgtttttgatgagTTTCCAGGACCAAAAGAT is a window of Populus nigra chromosome 10, ddPopNigr1.1, whole genome shotgun sequence DNA encoding:
- the LOC133705220 gene encoding AT-hook motif nuclear-localized protein 20-like yields the protein MERKKKKKKKRNLWLPGRITRQPQSQKKQRANFQTILANPWWTGQVALPGLDPSSNSPLNKINRELSINETSNRSGGRGEEEEEDDDDERDTGDEPKEGAVEVGNRRPRGRPPGSKNKPKPPIFVTRDSPNALRSHVMEIAGGADVAESVAQFARRRQRGVCVLSGSGSVANVTLRQPAAPGAVVALHGRFEILSLTGAFLPGPAPPGSTGLTVYLAGGQGQVVGGSVVGSLVAAGPVMVIAATFANATYERLPLEDDEEAGSGGQGQIQSGANNSPPAIGSSGQLQAGLPDPSAMPIYNLPPNLIPNGAHQLGHDAYAWAHARPPY